AATTACAAAATTGTACAGTGAGTTCATTTACCTTGGACCTAAGAAAAATTTGTACAATTTGAGTGTTGAATATATATCAACAAAAATGTAGACAAAAAATAGATGATCAGCCCCCACCTTACAAGGAATCACACTCACGCGTGGGTCTGCCCCCTTCTTTTATTATTTGTACACACTCCCTCCTTATATTATGTACACTTTCATGTGAACTCATAACTCTCCTTAGTTTGTAATGTGATTTGTCTTAATGTAGTTTGATGGATATGTCTAGCATGTTTCCAAAGTTAACTCGAGTTCTGATATCATGTTAAGTTATCGGTTCTCTGGAATGCAGTTTTCCGAGTTTCATTGTTAGTACAAAATACTATCCTTTCCCCTCTCATTTTTTGCTCAAGATTTTTTCTCTTAGGAAAACATGACTACATTTTCTGGAGAACAGAAGTATTTACGACGAAAAACGCCTTCATTTTCTTCGTCTCTTCTCGACTCGATTTACAGATCGATAGATGAGCCGTTGGGGAATGAAGAAGAGAAGAGAATGAGAAGGAAGCATGAGGTTGAGTATGAAGAAGAGGTTCCAAGTCTTAGACGAGCTATTATGGTAGAGAAATGGATAGAAGATCATGGAAAGAAAAACAGTAAAACTAGTAAACATTCTCTGAGGAATTCGAATGGCTCGAATTCTTCAGATTCCAGCTGCTGTGGCACCTTATTTTCCTCGTCTGATAATGAGTCCTCTGTCACAAGATCTTTGCAAAAATCGTCGTCTGTTCACACAATGCAGACACCAAAGCGCGAAAAGAAGTTCATTACCAcgacaaaatctaaagctttgCGGATCTATAGTGAGTTAAAGAAGGTGAAACAACCTATTTCTCCAGGAGGTCGAATTACGAGGCTTTTGAACTCAATTTTCAGCTCAAAAACCATGAAGAAGCACAAGGAAAATGAGAATTCATGCTCAGTAACAAAATCACGATCACTTAAAGACTTGAGTACAAGTTCTTATGCAGCTTCATCATTATCGACAACTTGCTTGAGCAAAAGGCCTGGTAAAATAGATAGCAATGGCATGAAAAGGGCTGTGAAATTTAGCGCTGTTAGTGTGAATAAAGTCAGTGAAGATTGTAAGAAACAGAATGTTTACAAGGATGATCCGAGGATTGTGTCGTTTCCAGTCATTAGGAACCCGGAGAAGAAAAATTACAATGCAGTAGTCGCAGATGTTCCCAAGTACAGAGAAACATTCGATAAGGCTGATCATGAAGATTTTGAGGATGATAATGCAAGTTGTTCTAGCTCAGATCTGTTTGAGCTAGATAACATCGGGGTGAAAGTTTATGCAGAAGAGCTGCCTGTTTACGGAACTACTAAGCTTAAAATTAACAAGGCCATTGCAAATGGCTATGCTTTCTAGCTCATTCAGCTTAGTAATCTCTTGTCTTATGTTGATTTACTAATACTTGAAATTTTAAAGTTTTGTATGTTTTGAAGACATTCTTGGTTCTAAATGTTCTGGCTCATACCTTAGAATTTCAAGGTTTTTTTTTGCCTATCCCGACAGAAAGAAATAACATCGACATCCTCTTAATTTGATTAACGATACTTAACATGTAGCGTTCCCTGTGTGACTGGACTCTTTCTAGACGCGGAGTCTGTAAAGATGAAATAAGGGCAATGTGATTAACGTTACATGATCCGACAACATAACAGATTAGTAGTGTATCTAACAGTAGAGTTAGAATTTGGGGTTTAGTGGAGGCACAAGAAAGGAGACAGTGACCAGAGTAAGGAATCTCACAAGTCAAAAAATGAAAGATCAGGTATGATAACGCACATTCAAACTACTTTTTTTACCAATGAAAAAGTAGATTTTGCAAAATCACCACTTTTCCGCACAATATAGTTTTTCTAATAATTACTTGTCTATTCATTTTCCACACATCAATTCCCCTTGTTTTCTATGGTTGTTGGAGACTCCTCCCAAAGCAAAGGAGCTCCAACACTCAAAACACAACGGTTTGggcatagctctgataccatgttaagtaacCGGTCATTCTAAAATCATCATAAGATAACAGAGAAAGACTCAACCTTGCATAAAAATAGCGAGGATGGTACATAGAGAAGAGCTATTTGGTCATTACGATGACATTTGTTAATTGCGAAATGTGATTATAAGAAACTTATTAAAGTGAGAGAGATTTAAATAATTTGGATGTTAAGCTCTTGTTTACTTGTTAACTAACATGATCATGTCGGTTCAATTATAATGTAGGTTGAGAAAGGAATATGGTGGAGATAGCACGTGCATATGAATTCATTTGTGTTATGCCAGAGTTTAAATTTATAATAGTGAAGGTACAATACAAAAGCCAGATGCCTCATCTAACGTACGGATAGAACAGAATAATCTGAGAACATGACAAACACAATGAAGGTTCATGTATGTTACACAATCCGAATAATATATACTTCATATCAGTTTAAGAGAGTATCCACCGCAGCCTCCTATTGAGGGAATGTTCACTCGATTTGGTTGCAAAGAACGAGAACTTGTAGTTTAATGCAGTAGAATTATGCAAGACAAATGACCTTGGTCTAGCTACTAGCGTTTAGCAGTATCTTTCTCGCTCTCTGTATATCTGAAATAGAGGGTTCAAGAGTTGCCTAAAAACAAAATGGGATGTCGGAGTATGTTCAATTAGGAAAAAAATTAGTCAAGTAGTTTATGTAAATGTGATGTGTGAGATTCAAATGCAAAGAGACAAATAGTTCAGATGACCACCTGGTGTTGTCTTTAGCTGTAACTTATATTCTGCAGTCTCTCCTGCTCAGACTTCGTAAAATGCCTTGGGATGAGGATCATATAACGAATGTATTCATCTGTTCGTGTCAAAACTCAAAACCAAAAACTCATTGAACAAATCAGCAGGTTATAAATTACCAGTCATATTAGTAAAAATCACTAAAATGATTGGATTATCATTAATATATGATTGCGATGAATTGTTAGCTGTATAACTGACTTATATTGGAGTGTTTGAGGACAATTCTGAACTGTCCGAGGATGTGCAAGAAAGCAGATAGTAACTGTACAGATTCAAATATAAAAAACAATCTATTGCTGACAGTTACAAGAACTCCTCACTTTTACCTTTGAAGTATTGAGTTTGGAAAACTTGAAAATCGAACAATTAATCTGACAATTTTTCGTTTTATTTTGAAAATGCTGAGACGTTTATACAGTAGTAAATAAATTTACCCTTTGCATTCTTGAAGTACACAAGGTGCACACAGAAAATGAATAACTCAATGGAAAAATCACCAAAAACAATAACAATTATCACATATATTTACACACAGGTAAAAGTATGATGAATGCAGAAATGGCAATGACAAGTGGATAACCTTATCTACCTTAGCAAAGTGGAGAAGTTGCCACCTAGGACAAAGATGCACTTGCAAAATCTTCCCAAATTTTCCACCTCCCATCACAATTGCTCCCTCTAATATCTATTTCCATCTATCAGAAACACTACCATCCATTCAACAAAGCTTAGAAACAAAAAACTGACAAACAGCAAAAGAGAGGATAGTAATGGCCTCTACTTCTGCAGTTTTCATGGCTATGCCAATAACAACTGCAAGCCAGAAGAAGATACCAAGCTCTGAAGCCTTCTTCAAGCCATTGCCGGTGAGGCCTTCAAAGGCAATGGTGGCATCAAAAGCTACCGTAAGTTTTAGAGTTAATGCTTCTTTGAAGGAGAAAGCAATCACAGGATTGACAGCTGCTGCACTTACTGCCTCAATGGTGGTACCAGATGTAGCCGAAGCTGCATCAGGTGTTTCACCATCGCTCAAGAACTTCCTGCTCAGCATCTCTGCTGGCGGAGTTGTACTGGTTGGGATTATAGGTGTTGTAATTGGTGTTTCCAATTTCGATCCTGTCAAGCGGGGCTGAGCTGCACTTCATCCAATGCATTCTTTTCTTTTCCTGTACCTCTTCATGTTGAACTGATAACTTATGTTATATATGTGTAACTAAGAACATTTGTTCATTGTGATTCTGCTGAAACGTGTATTTTTACAGCTCTGTTTAAACATGACTAATGTATACTCAAGGATACGAACTCACAGCATTCAACAGAGTAGAATCACATAGCAGGAATTCAAGTACGGTAAAAAGAGAACTCCAAGCTGTACATAAACAAAAGCAGTAAGAAGTTACAGAGCATGAGATATAAAATTGTAACAAAACCGCAGGCTGCAATCATCCTAAATCAAAATTGCACGTCAAACCAATATAGATAAAGTGGACATATTGTTCAAATTCTGTCTAAATATGACTCAATAGATAGTACAAACAGAACATAATGTCGTAATGAAACCTCATCATTTGTTCAATAACTTTTACTTAGATTGAAGCTAACTACATAGCTATGTAATTTTAGCGAGACTTTGGAATCAAATCAAGAAGGTATCTAGTTTCAGCAACATAATTGACCTTCTCTGCTTTGACAACTGTTATTTTCAACTTCTGCTCATCGCCATATAATTCCTCCTTGATTTTGAGCTTCAACATGAATTGTCTAAAAAGACCCTTCAACATACTTTGTGCAAACCGCTCATCATCCTGCTGTTCATGTTTAAGCAAATACAACTCTTTTGCTGAACAGCCTAAAATTTCTTCACCGGATTCCTGGAAAGCAGTCATCCATGTTAACCCAGAGTGATCCTGAACCTGGAGCTGAAGAAGGTATCTGTAATCACACTCATCAAATTCTTGATTACACCTGTCACATTGCCATCTAGAGCCTGACCGAGTCACTTTCTTATTACACTGTCTGTCCCCAATCATTAATGGGCAAGCTGTGTAGCAGAAATTATCTGTCTTAATAAAAGTGATATATGCCTTCACTGTGACCCAATCTGGCTTATCTGATCTACCGAGACCTTCATCCTTAATCTGTGACACAGTCTTACGTATCTCATTTCTCGATGCACCAGGCACTATGTCTTTAGAAATGGACTGAGAAGCAAGATCTTTTCCACCTCGATCAAACCACTGTCTCAAGTTGATAGCTTCTGGAGAATCTGGATTTATAAAGAGCTGGCTAGAAGAAATAGTCCCAATGGACTTGCCACTGAAGTCACTAACTTTCCCAGCCTTTATTGCTACAACAGGAAAAAATCCAGAATCAATCATTTCTTGCAGCTTTTGACCTTCCTTGTTGCAAAATTCACCCCACATAGTCAACTCCACACTCCTTCCAGATTGGTCCTTCAACTTCAGAATTCTTCTTTGAGTTTCCATGCCATTCTTTCTCAAGATTGGCACAGAAGGGTTCACAGATACCACAACACCTATAACATCTAAAATAGAATCATTCTCAGCATTTTCAATTTCACTAATAGGTCTAAAGGAGAACTGCTGTTGTGGTATTGAAGCATCTTCATCAGGACAAAGATCCACAGTAGAAGTGGCCTCCAAAAATATCTCCCATTCATTTTTAAGGTGGTTGAAGTTCTTTTTTGCAGGTTTTAAGCTGCCTTTTGATATCACATATACTTTTCCCACCTCAATGATATCATAAAACCGGTCAACAACGGCATTAAAGCAGGTCACGCGTATTTCTCCCCCATCAGAGTCAAGCAGATCAAAAGAAAAGACTTTCCCATCCCCCTTTGAATTGTTGTAGCGTCTAAGGTCTCCTTTAGCAGTAACTCTTGCTTTGATAGCCCATCGACCCTGGTAAGGATTTAAAGCAGCGATAGGAATAATGCGGGCAGGTGCTTCATTTTTCATGACTGTCCCTTGGTTCCTGTAATTTGGAGGTGGCTGATATGCAGGCTGAACAGTTGGACGGTAGCCCTGTGTATTACTATTTGGTGCACTCAGGCCACTATAGTTATTTCGCATACTTGGAATTGTGCTTCCAGAGGTTACATTAGGCATCGGTTTTTGAGCTGCTGAATCAGGTTCAGGAACATATTTTGGGTTCCCGATTATCTCACATTCTGGTATAATCGTTTCCATGGTCAGAACAACTATAATCCTGCAACAACGCATAAATCACCACAAACTGTAAAAGCATTGTCGACTATTATCAACTTTCAATAAGACATCGAGAACTTAGCCCAAGTCAAAGTAGGTTTCAAATATCTAGAAATCTAGGTAAGTTCAATAAACTCGATTTCAAATTAAATATTACAGATATGAAAAAAAAATCTTCACAATATAATTACTACGATATAAGCTAAAACCAAAAAACTAGATGTGGTAAAAGCTTTCTTATATATTCAAATCAAGTGATGAAACTACCAGCAATTTTAGAGTTTGTTATGCAAGTCTATGTTATACAAAAAAAATCTCAGCCAGTAGTGATGGTCTAGATACTAGAAAAGTCGTTCAAGTATTGAATCAACACCTCACTAGAAGAAACTGAATATTGCAGAGATTCCACAAACAGATACATATAATACGTCTACATTATGTACAATTGTATCACATTGTATCATAAACATTACTGCAATAATTAGTTGACTTGTTTTCAATCAAAACAGATACATACACGTGTATAATCGCGAACATAAAAGCATCATATGCAGTATATTCTATCATCATGTATAACTGTATCACATCGTATCACAAACATAACCACAACAATAACTACACTCGCATATATACTATAACAAAAAACATCAAAATAAACTATGACACAGAAGTCAAAGGTAATATTTCAGCTTAAAATACATACTGAGTACATTTATCAACCTATCGAGATTATTTACTTATCGAGGTTACTGTTTCTCGAAATTCTTTTACCATAGGTACATAAATTCGAGTGAGCAATGATAAACAACAAagtaaaataaatacaaaaatcATAGCTAACATTTCAAATTAACACACATATACCGTAAACCCTAGCCTCGAAACAGGAGAATTCTATTAATCTATCGCGATTATACATTTATCGAGGTTACTAATTTCTCGAGATTGTACCTTACATACAAAATTTCAATTAACAAAAACAAACATATATTCAATACAGAGAACGTTTTAATTTATGGAAGCGAGGTTTAGAAAAACGTACTTTCGATTATTAATGGTGTTACAGTTATAATTGATTAACTGAACAACAGATCCAACTACAACTCGACCGGTTGTGACTTGTTCATTGAGCTGACTTGCCAGCATTGCGTGCTGAGTCATCACGCCATCGGATATTATTAAACGGTAACGCCGCTGAGTACCGATGGGCCTGATCTCTAAGACTTGAACGAGTGGCTTGGCGTTCAAATCTCCGGCGTTAATCGCCGAGATTGCGTTCGGTGTCAGATTCACAGGCAtcgcgagagagagagagagattgagcgagagagagggagatgatggagagagagagagagagattgtgTGTGTGATTTGGGGGAAAATTCTAGGGCAAGTTTAGTGAAAAGTAATGAAGATGGCGCGGATTGTATCTATCCAAAAGGAAAAAATAACCATATTTCAAATGGATTACATCACGACCATTGAATGGGATGTGAAGAAAACAAAATAGTACTACTATGAAataacaaaaaatattttttcttgggAAAAAAATTAGGTTAGgatttttcttgaattttatttatttttagtttCAAACAACACCCAATCAATTGCTCACTAAGTTAAACTTTTAATTTAAGTTGAAAAATGTAGAGTTAAATGGATAAGCTTCGCATAGATTTCATTAGATTTTAAATTTTATTCATCGATAGATATGTTTAACGGAACCTACGATAATAATTGTATACTATCAGTGCATATATGTTATTAGATTTTAAATTTTATTCATCGGAATACATGTTTAACTGAACATACGATAATAATTGAATTTTCATCGATGACATTCTTTGTTCTGGCAAGAAAATCAAAATACAATGTACCAATTAAATGGCATAAATCTTATCGAGTTGCAAAAATAAGAACTATTGTATTTGCTATTTGGCAAATGTAGCTGAC
This genomic interval from Apium graveolens cultivar Ventura chromosome 8, ASM990537v1, whole genome shotgun sequence contains the following:
- the LOC141678067 gene encoding protein BIG GRAIN 1-like B — encoded protein: MTTFSGEQKYLRRKTPSFSSSLLDSIYRSIDEPLGNEEEKRMRRKHEVEYEEEVPSLRRAIMVEKWIEDHGKKNSKTSKHSLRNSNGSNSSDSSCCGTLFSSSDNESSVTRSLQKSSSVHTMQTPKREKKFITTTKSKALRIYSELKKVKQPISPGGRITRLLNSIFSSKTMKKHKENENSCSVTKSRSLKDLSTSSYAASSLSTTCLSKRPGKIDSNGMKRAVKFSAVSVNKVSEDCKKQNVYKDDPRIVSFPVIRNPEKKNYNAVVADVPKYRETFDKADHEDFEDDNASCSSSDLFELDNIGVKVYAEELPVYGTTKLKINKAIANGYAF
- the LOC141679820 gene encoding uncharacterized protein LOC141679820; the encoded protein is MASTSAVFMAMPITTASQKKIPSSEAFFKPLPVRPSKAMVASKATVSFRVNASLKEKAITGLTAAALTASMVVPDVAEAASGVSPSLKNFLLSISAGGVVLVGIIGVVIGVSNFDPVKRG
- the LOC141679819 gene encoding replication protein A 70 kDa DNA-binding subunit A, which translates into the protein MPVNLTPNAISAINAGDLNAKPLVQVLEIRPIGTQRRYRLIISDGVMTQHAMLASQLNEQVTTGRVVVGSVVQLINYNCNTINNRKIIVVLTMETIIPECEIIGNPKYVPEPDSAAQKPMPNVTSGSTIPSMRNNYSGLSAPNSNTQGYRPTVQPAYQPPPNYRNQGTVMKNEAPARIIPIAALNPYQGRWAIKARVTAKGDLRRYNNSKGDGKVFSFDLLDSDGGEIRVTCFNAVVDRFYDIIEVGKVYVISKGSLKPAKKNFNHLKNEWEIFLEATSTVDLCPDEDASIPQQQFSFRPISEIENAENDSILDVIGVVVSVNPSVPILRKNGMETQRRILKLKDQSGRSVELTMWGEFCNKEGQKLQEMIDSGFFPVVAIKAGKVSDFSGKSIGTISSSQLFINPDSPEAINLRQWFDRGGKDLASQSISKDIVPGASRNEIRKTVSQIKDEGLGRSDKPDWVTVKAYITFIKTDNFCYTACPLMIGDRQCNKKVTRSGSRWQCDRCNQEFDECDYRYLLQLQVQDHSGLTWMTAFQESGEEILGCSAKELYLLKHEQQDDERFAQSMLKGLFRQFMLKLKIKEELYGDEQKLKITVVKAEKVNYVAETRYLLDLIPKSR